Sequence from the Amaranthus tricolor cultivar Red isolate AtriRed21 chromosome 16, ASM2621246v1, whole genome shotgun sequence genome:
TGAAAAGATAACTATCCCTGATTAAGGCTTTGTTGATTATCAGAAACATactttttatatctttttgGGCTAGGTGCTAAACTTGTATAAATATTGTCTTTGTAGAAACCATACTCTAGCTATCCATTATTCAGGCACGTACTTCTCTATGATGGTTGTTATGCATTAATTAGAAGAAAAATCTTTTTGTGAAATAATTTACTACAATGTCGGGAGATCTTTGTCTTAGTTTCAAAAGTGCGCCTCGAGCTCAGGCTCAAAATGCCTCGACAGGTGAGGTAAAGGCCACTACAAGAGGCATGCACCTTGGTGCGCCAAGATGCAATGTGTGCTAAACTAGTGTTTATGCAATGATAATGAATGTCAAAGCTTTTTAGCGAAAAAGTGTGCTCACTTACAAAGAGCTCTAGCCTTCGGTCTGCGCTTTACGCCTAGGCTCTAAGGACCTTTTGCACCTCGGTGCCCCTCACGCTTTCTAAAACTAAGATCCTTGTGTCTATAAGGCATGTGCCAGTCTTGGTTGTTAGCATCGAGTGCACTATGATACGAACATGATTACACCTCTTCCCGGCTTACCTGCATACTTAGAATTTAGAAGCTCTTATTTGGATAGCTAGGAAAGATGAATCAGCATCCAAGATAATTTGCCAACTCAAAGTTCAAATGTATCTAGATTTCCtgattagtgttattattaataactcATGGAAAGAAACGTGAAAAATAGAAATTTGTCAGCACATTCTGAGGTTGGTACTTATATTAAAAGAGACTGGGAAGGGGGGCAGTGAACTTTTTCCTGGCTTTAAAATACCTTTCCAGCCTATGTTCTGGGTTTGAGGGGCAGCTGGAGCATATGATGTGCTGGTATGACATAGTGACATGTTCCTGGGCGTTTGCTGATATTGGCCCACAATATCTTCGGATATAAAGTTTTTTAAGTCAGAATTTGAGATAAAATGTGATGTTATTATATGGAGAATCAGACACTAGGAAAATGGTGCCTCAAAGCCGATCACCAATACACAACTTTTTATCACTATAGCTCATCAGCATCCTTTGAAAGATGTGCCACATTGTTCTATCTCTAAAACATAACTGAAAGGATTTAAGTTCAAACAAAGGAGTAATCTTGACACTCTTCCACAcagattttttgtttttagtttgtttCTTTAGCTACCTATGGGGTCCTGTATACAAGTTCTCTGTGGTTGGTATGTCGATTCAATTGTGGGCCCTTTTTTTGACTGGAACGGTGGAACCTAATACAATTATGAGTAGAAAATGGGATGCTTTATTATAGATGTTAGATTATATGTGTTTTTTAATGAATCTCTAAGGAAATATTATGTCATTAACCTGTGTATTTGAAATTTGTGTATGCAGTACAAGGATGGTATTTATATATGTGATGATTTAAGTCTAAATAGAAATTATATAGATAGAAAATGATTTTAGTTGCTTTAAGTAATGTAAGCATCcatattattttcttctttctttcttcacgTCACAGCTTCACGCCTTTGTCTGTAACTCATTCATGCTAATATTGGTATGGTTttacattaatctataagtattatatttttgttccCCTCTGTAGTCTACATGTTGAATTGACTGAAATTGACGCActggattttttattttaatctaacaATGTCTGCAGATTTTTCCTAATGACGTATTCATGACAAAAATTGTTGAAGCTGCAAAGATCTTCAGGTTTATGGTCCATTGTCCTTTTCTAGTTCTATGATTTTATACTCTGCCTTGTAGCATTTTATACTGCCTTGTTTCATTATTTCAAGAACTCATAGCTCTATCATTTTATACTCTGCCTTGTAGATAGGAGCACCgttttttctttgtttgacCCTTTTCGTTTGTCTTTGTGCCAGCAAGCTATTTTCAGTGTTGTTGCTACCTCAGACAAGAACCTTCTTGGGATGGTTTTTGCAGAAAGTCCAAGATAGAATTGTCATGTGCACAGTAAGACATATTATGGTGAAAATTGCTAATAAATCAAGGTGAGGTTCtcttaaatggttttaattgcgtATTTGGTTGCATTACGTCATAATATTCATTGTGGTGTATCGATTTAAATTAGTGATTGCTTTTTGGTTCAATCTTTATGCCGAAACAAACTACACGTTATACTTCAAACTTGCTTTACTTTTTGGTCACTTGAAGTTTTGTAAACTTGTTTTTGCTTTGATCATTATGGATGCCAAGGGAGTCTCTGATCACACATTGCATGGTTTAAATCATATTCTTAATTTGGATTACTAATTTTTGCTTATGTTGGGAAGCTGTTTTAGTTTTTAAACTATGAGATCTATCCGGTAATAAGTTTTTGGTTGTGTTGTAATTTCTTTCTAGAAGAACAATCAACTAATAGGTGGACGATAAGAGAATTACAACTGATCAAAAGATTAAAATAGGGAACATTTGAATAGATTGAGAACCGAGATAAGATAATTAATGTGATAAAGGATAAAGGAAAAGAGCATATAACGAAAGAATATAGATGTGGAACTAGTGTTTTTTCGTACATAATCCTTTACTAAACATTTTAGGAAAATTACCTAAATTAATTcaactttttattgatttttcaataataatccaaacttttgattaaccatgaataatttcaattttagggTCACTTACCTAAGAACATtgttattgattgatttttatagTAGGGTCACTTACCTAAGAACATtgttattggttgatttttacAGATTAATtactataaaagaaaaataaaatcaaaaaccaaaaaataaagttacttgatttctattttgaatttttttttttcaatatctttataatttaattttgtatttacttttatttttatttttatgcaaaatgacttaTTGTATAGTTAAGAGATTATCTTAGTGTATTCTTAGCAAGCACCCATCatagttaggattattcatgTATAATCAAAAATAGAGATTATtggaggaaaattagtaaaaCGTCAGAttattttgagtaattttttcaatattttattatcCTAATGTCATTCAATGACTTCCTCCTTAGCGAGGCTTTAGAGGTATGTGCACATCGTTGCCCTAGTAAATGCAAAGaggttgttgtttcttttataaaagccttcgtttttgtttttgaagagTATACATTTGCCATCTATTTCtttattccaaaaaaaatatgagtTCTGTGTAGTCTAAACATATtgcttagaataaaaaaatacactGAATTACTGAATTCCCTTCTATGAATTTGCAGAAGGGAAAAACCTTTGCACCTTGTTCTGCAGTAAAATAAAACTAAGAAATTCGTAAATTTGTAACTTGACATTACACATTTGCAGATCATAAGTCTTTCCAAGCATAAATTTGTTGCATCAAATTGCAAAGGATGCTTCTTATTTATGAGTTCTTTGCAGGTATTCATTTGAGTATTTTGATAAGGAAGTTAATCATAGGTCACATTGGTGGGCTAGAGGCCATTATAAAGCCTTCTGATGATTGGCCATTATCCCTTTCTGCATTGAAGCTAGTCTCTTTCCGGAGTTGTGATGAAAATGCTAATGAAATTTCTTCATGTTTGCTTTCCAAAGTTGAGGCAAGTAGTTATTTC
This genomic interval carries:
- the LOC130802800 gene encoding uncharacterized protein LOC130802800 isoform X1, with the translated sequence MRIEALENIEEALTGLKVIDFEGNIIRVSLRTYIPVVEGVMCQLSVEDDNIKLSEVNHELLMELIDGTMELKNVEIFPNDVFMTKIVEAAKIFSKLFSVLLLPQTRTFLGWFLQKVQDRIVMCTVRHIMVKIANKSRYSFEYFDKEVNHRSHWWARGHYKAF